A region from the Cryptosporangium arvum DSM 44712 genome encodes:
- a CDS encoding MaoC family dehydratase — translation MSTTTTVAELPKLAGTELGSSDWFEVTQERVNLFADSTGDHQWIHTDPERAKAESPFGGPIAHGYLTLSLLIPMWSQVLTVTDATMGVNYGLNKVRFPAPVPVGSKIRLTATLTGVDEVDGGYQLTVAAVIEAEGAAKPVCIAEPIFRTYGPR, via the coding sequence ATGAGCACCACGACCACGGTGGCCGAACTCCCGAAGCTCGCCGGCACGGAGCTCGGCTCCAGCGACTGGTTCGAGGTCACGCAGGAGCGGGTGAACCTGTTCGCCGACTCCACCGGCGACCACCAGTGGATCCACACCGACCCGGAGCGCGCGAAGGCCGAGAGCCCGTTCGGTGGCCCGATCGCGCACGGCTACCTGACTCTGTCGCTGCTGATCCCGATGTGGTCGCAGGTGCTCACGGTCACCGACGCGACGATGGGCGTGAACTACGGGCTGAACAAGGTGCGTTTCCCCGCGCCGGTGCCGGTGGGCTCCAAGATCCGGCTCACCGCGACGCTCACCGGCGTCGACGAGGTCGACGGGGGCTACCAGCTCACGGTCGCCGCGGTGATCGAGGCCGAGGGCGCCGCGAAGCCGGTGTGCATCGCCGAGCCGATCTTCCGGACGTACGGCCCGCGCTGA
- a CDS encoding RNA polymerase sigma factor → MTDPARDGTATPPDRDTAVNARVAAVYAEGWSRIVATMIRFTGGDWDLAEECAQDAFAQALRTWPAAGVPAQPLAWLTTTARRRAIDRIRRAGVEQAKLRELPPEPPETPGTGIPDERLELMFTCCHPALSLEAQVALVLRTLAGLSTAEIARAFLVSEKTMGQRLFRAKQKIRYAGIPFRVPPPEALPDRLAAMLHVLYLLYNAGYGDPAAVRLSQEAVRLTRELAVLMPDEAEVLGVLALMLLHEGRRPTRVDAGGELVTLSEQDRSGWDRGLIAEGAELCERALRRGRAGPFGLQAAIAACHATAPTAGATDWAQIVGLYTELARLAPGPITELNRAVAVGEADGPGAALALVDALTGLEDYYLFHATRADLFRRLDRPAEAADAYRAALRTVPTPAERRFLDARLRDLG, encoded by the coding sequence GTGACCGACCCGGCCCGCGACGGCACCGCCACGCCCCCGGACCGGGACACCGCGGTCAACGCGCGGGTCGCGGCGGTCTACGCCGAGGGGTGGAGCCGGATCGTGGCGACGATGATCCGCTTCACCGGCGGCGACTGGGACCTCGCCGAGGAGTGCGCCCAGGACGCGTTCGCGCAGGCGCTGCGCACGTGGCCGGCCGCCGGCGTCCCCGCGCAGCCGCTGGCCTGGCTGACCACCACCGCGCGCCGGCGCGCGATCGACCGGATCCGGCGCGCGGGGGTGGAGCAGGCGAAACTCCGGGAGCTCCCCCCGGAGCCCCCGGAGACGCCGGGCACCGGCATCCCCGACGAGCGCCTCGAGCTCATGTTCACCTGCTGCCACCCGGCGCTGAGCCTCGAAGCGCAGGTGGCGCTGGTGCTCCGCACGCTCGCCGGACTCAGCACGGCCGAGATCGCGCGGGCCTTCCTGGTGTCCGAGAAGACGATGGGCCAGCGCCTGTTCCGGGCCAAACAGAAGATCAGGTACGCCGGGATCCCGTTCCGGGTACCGCCGCCCGAGGCGCTGCCCGACCGCCTCGCCGCGATGCTCCACGTGCTGTACCTGCTCTACAACGCCGGCTACGGCGACCCGGCCGCCGTGCGCCTGAGCCAGGAGGCCGTCCGGCTCACCCGCGAGCTCGCCGTGCTGATGCCCGACGAGGCCGAGGTGCTCGGCGTGCTCGCGCTCATGCTGCTGCACGAGGGGCGCCGGCCCACCCGCGTCGACGCCGGCGGTGAGCTGGTGACGTTGAGCGAGCAGGACCGGTCCGGCTGGGACCGGGGCCTGATCGCCGAAGGAGCCGAGCTCTGCGAGCGGGCACTGCGTCGCGGCCGCGCCGGACCGTTCGGTCTCCAGGCGGCGATCGCGGCCTGCCACGCCACCGCACCCACCGCCGGCGCCACCGACTGGGCGCAGATCGTCGGCCTCTACACCGAGCTCGCGCGCCTCGCGCCCGGCCCGATCACCGAGCTCAACCGCGCGGTCGCGGTCGGCGAGGCCGACGGCCCCGGTGCGGCGCTGGCGCTGGTGGACGCCCTCACCGGGCTCGAGGACTACTACCTGTTCCATGCGACCCGCGCCGACCTGTTCCGCCGCCTCGACCGCCCGGCCGAGGCCGCCGACGCCTACCGCGCGGCCCTGCGCACGGTGCCCACGCCGGCCGAACGCCGCTTTCTCGACGCCCGGCTGCGCGACCTCGGGTGA
- a CDS encoding alpha/beta fold hydrolase, protein MRFVLVHGSWQDERCWAGTVTALESQGHEAHTLTLPGNGHRAEPGVTMAATAAAVSDLIEDRDLTDVVLVGHSFGGAVVQLAALRVPDRLARLVFYNAYVLADSASVFSYVPASAAAAFGTLAAPDGTLTLPWPYFRDHLLNDADAETAKRAYELTSPEPLARSAEPVDLAGFAELAVPRSYVYAYGDNVFPAAEFSWHPGMSQRLGDFRLVVVPGGHELMFSDPGALAVALIDAGRE, encoded by the coding sequence ATGAGATTCGTACTCGTGCACGGGTCCTGGCAGGACGAGCGGTGCTGGGCCGGGACCGTCACCGCGCTGGAGAGCCAGGGCCACGAAGCCCACACGCTGACGTTGCCCGGCAACGGCCACCGCGCCGAGCCGGGCGTCACGATGGCCGCGACCGCCGCCGCGGTCTCCGACCTGATCGAGGACCGGGACCTGACCGACGTCGTGCTGGTCGGGCACAGCTTCGGCGGTGCGGTGGTGCAGCTCGCCGCGCTGCGGGTGCCCGACCGGCTGGCCCGGCTGGTGTTCTACAACGCCTACGTGCTCGCCGACTCCGCGTCGGTGTTCTCGTACGTGCCGGCGTCGGCCGCGGCGGCGTTCGGGACGCTGGCCGCGCCGGACGGGACGCTCACGCTGCCCTGGCCGTACTTCCGCGACCACCTGCTCAACGACGCCGACGCCGAGACCGCGAAGCGCGCGTACGAGCTGACCTCGCCCGAGCCGCTGGCGCGCAGCGCGGAGCCGGTGGACCTGGCCGGGTTCGCGGAGCTGGCGGTGCCGCGGTCGTACGTCTACGCCTACGGCGACAACGTGTTCCCGGCGGCGGAGTTCAGCTGGCACCCGGGGATGTCGCAGCGGCTGGGCGACTTCCGGCTCGTCGTGGTGCCCGGCGGCCACGAGCTGATGTTCTCCGACCCCGGCGCGCTGGCGGTCGCGCTGATCGACGCCGGCCGGGAATGA
- a CDS encoding helix-turn-helix domain-containing protein: MGSYRGEAGLRAFRAELADTLVDQDLVAGEGPFRARLSVAGIGGVGFVDADVSPVRSHRSAGDVPAGSGVFLLRARSADGVIEHRGGAEPIRPGRLVVVPAGESFAVSYRGPARLTFLAVPGAVVERRYPRFAGPIRGTTLSPFAHRLFGALRSVAPGEATTAAAVLDALLGTVAGGLVPSGPADAVRAGAARLVDEHLGDPRLGVAFLASRLGVSVRTVHRAFAEGGESAAASIRRRRLEEGARRLRDGTPVGVVAADLGFASASRFAEQFRARYGCPPSRWHERADPVARIVSPG; the protein is encoded by the coding sequence ATGGGCAGCTACCGGGGCGAAGCGGGGCTCCGCGCGTTCCGCGCCGAGCTCGCCGACACCCTCGTCGACCAGGACCTGGTCGCCGGCGAGGGGCCGTTCCGGGCCCGCCTCTCGGTCGCCGGGATCGGCGGCGTCGGGTTCGTCGACGCGGACGTCTCGCCGGTGCGCTCGCACCGCAGCGCCGGCGACGTCCCGGCCGGCAGCGGCGTGTTCCTGTTGCGGGCCCGGTCCGCGGACGGCGTCATCGAGCACCGGGGCGGCGCGGAGCCGATCCGGCCCGGGCGCCTGGTGGTGGTGCCGGCCGGCGAGTCGTTCGCGGTCTCCTACCGCGGCCCGGCCCGGCTCACGTTCCTCGCGGTGCCCGGCGCGGTCGTCGAGCGGCGCTACCCGCGGTTCGCCGGGCCGATCCGCGGCACCACGCTCTCGCCGTTCGCGCACCGGCTGTTCGGCGCGCTGCGCAGCGTCGCACCGGGCGAGGCCACGACCGCCGCGGCGGTGCTCGACGCGCTGCTCGGCACGGTCGCCGGTGGGCTGGTGCCGTCCGGCCCGGCCGACGCGGTGCGCGCGGGCGCCGCCCGCCTCGTCGACGAGCACCTCGGTGACCCGCGGCTCGGCGTCGCGTTCCTCGCGTCCCGGCTGGGGGTGTCGGTGCGTACCGTGCACCGCGCGTTCGCCGAGGGCGGCGAGAGCGCGGCCGCCTCGATCCGGCGCCGCAGGCTGGAGGAGGGGGCCAGGCGGCTGCGTGACGGCACGCCGGTCGGCGTCGTCGCGGCCGACCTCGGGTTCGCCTCGGCGTCGCGCTTCGCCGAGCAGTTCCGGGCCCGCTACGGCTGCCCGCCGTCGCGGTGGCACGAGCGGGCGGACCCCGTGGCACGAATCGTGTCGCCGGGCTGA
- a CDS encoding MarR family winged helix-turn-helix transcriptional regulator, translating to MPFVDNIGFLMSRASGQLVRATNAALAEDGLRVRQYSVLALVCESDSGLSQRDLAEVLALDPSQVVALVDDLHRAGLVERRPSPADRRTKLVVPTERGRGAAVRVGERADARLADQLGALSQSEQDTLRALLSRVIGLDVPAAP from the coding sequence ATGCCGTTCGTCGACAACATCGGATTCCTGATGTCCCGGGCGAGCGGCCAGCTGGTCCGCGCGACGAACGCGGCGCTGGCCGAGGACGGGCTGCGGGTCCGTCAGTACTCGGTCCTCGCGCTCGTCTGCGAGTCGGACTCCGGGCTCTCCCAGCGTGACCTGGCCGAGGTGCTGGCGCTCGACCCGAGCCAGGTCGTCGCGCTCGTCGACGACCTGCACCGGGCCGGCCTGGTCGAGCGCCGCCCGTCGCCGGCCGATCGCCGCACCAAGCTCGTCGTGCCGACCGAGCGCGGCCGCGGGGCCGCGGTCCGGGTCGGGGAGCGCGCCGACGCGCGGCTCGCCGACCAGCTGGGTGCGCTCAGCCAGAGCGAGCAGGACACGTTGCGTGCCCTGCTCAGCCGGGTGATCGGCCTGGACGTCCCGGCCGCGCCCTGA
- a CDS encoding YciI family protein, with amino-acid sequence MKYLMLVCTDPEHTPDENDGAPAIEDWVDEMNARGTRLLGDRTRPATDATTVRVRQREVLLTDGPYAETKDQIAGFDVLDCADLDEAIEVASKHPMAWRGLIELRPVWPLGE; translated from the coding sequence ATGAAATACCTGATGCTGGTGTGCACCGACCCCGAGCACACGCCCGATGAGAACGACGGTGCGCCCGCGATCGAGGACTGGGTGGACGAGATGAACGCGCGCGGAACCCGTCTGCTGGGCGACCGCACCCGGCCCGCGACCGACGCTACGACCGTGCGGGTGCGTCAGCGCGAGGTGCTGCTCACCGACGGCCCGTACGCCGAGACCAAGGATCAGATCGCGGGCTTCGACGTCCTGGACTGCGCCGACCTGGACGAGGCCATCGAGGTCGCGTCCAAGCACCCGATGGCCTGGCGCGGCCTGATCGAACTGCGCCCGGTCTGGCCGCTGGGCGAGTGA
- a CDS encoding amidohydrolase family protein, translating to MNVDALTAIDVHVHVHADQHGHLALDPELSGAAAKYFKGEPYDPTVPEIAEDYRRLNMAAVIFTVDAEAATGQPALSNTEIADLAAQYPDVLIPFGSIDPARGKAGVRAARRLVEEKNVRGFKFHPSFQNFLPNDPAVYPLYAELEALGVPALFHTGQTGIGAGLPGGRGIKLRYSDPMLLDDVAADFPGLTIIMAHPSVPWQDAAISVATHKANVYIDLSGWSPKYFPPQLVHAANRQLKHQVLFGSDYPLIRPERWVGDFEKLEIKDEVRPLIMKQNAIKALGLGRA from the coding sequence ATGAACGTCGACGCCCTGACCGCGATCGACGTCCACGTCCACGTCCACGCCGACCAGCACGGTCACCTCGCGCTGGACCCGGAGTTGTCGGGTGCGGCGGCGAAGTACTTCAAGGGCGAGCCGTACGACCCGACCGTGCCGGAGATCGCCGAGGACTACCGGCGCCTGAACATGGCCGCGGTCATCTTCACCGTCGACGCCGAGGCCGCGACCGGTCAGCCCGCGCTGTCGAACACCGAGATCGCCGACCTGGCCGCGCAGTACCCCGACGTGCTGATCCCGTTCGGGTCGATCGACCCGGCGCGGGGCAAGGCCGGGGTGCGCGCGGCCCGCCGGCTGGTCGAGGAGAAGAACGTCCGGGGCTTCAAGTTCCACCCGAGCTTCCAGAACTTCCTGCCCAATGACCCCGCGGTGTACCCGCTCTACGCGGAGCTCGAGGCGCTCGGCGTCCCGGCGCTGTTCCACACCGGCCAGACCGGCATCGGCGCGGGGCTCCCCGGCGGCCGCGGCATCAAGCTGCGCTACTCCGACCCGATGCTGCTCGACGACGTCGCCGCGGACTTCCCCGGCCTGACGATCATCATGGCGCACCCGTCGGTGCCCTGGCAGGACGCGGCGATCTCGGTCGCCACCCACAAGGCCAACGTGTACATCGACCTGTCCGGCTGGTCGCCGAAGTACTTCCCGCCGCAGCTCGTCCACGCCGCGAACCGCCAGCTCAAGCACCAGGTGCTGTTCGGCTCGGACTACCCGCTGATCCGCCCGGAGCGCTGGGTCGGCGACTTCGAGAAACTCGAGATCAAGGACGAGGTTCGTCCGCTGATCATGAAACAGAACGCGATCAAGGCCCTAGGGTTGGGCCGTGCGTAA
- a CDS encoding SRPBCC family protein: MDLVTGAEVTVALTVPGNREHLWDLVTAIERIGEWSPETNAANWCDPGTGPVEGARFQGHNRFPSGLESTVTCVVTEAQPPSTFAWHVLDAAGDIGSTWRYELRPTAEPGGTVVRHTFTHGPGRTGLRADAEQDPRSVDDRLVRLCRIMTTTIVAMATDLSQGARR; this comes from the coding sequence ATGGATTTGGTGACCGGCGCCGAAGTAACGGTCGCGCTGACCGTTCCAGGGAACCGCGAACACCTGTGGGATCTCGTCACCGCCATCGAGCGCATCGGCGAGTGGAGCCCCGAGACGAACGCCGCGAACTGGTGCGACCCCGGCACCGGTCCGGTCGAAGGTGCCCGCTTCCAGGGGCACAACCGCTTCCCGAGCGGACTCGAAAGTACGGTGACGTGCGTGGTCACCGAAGCCCAGCCGCCGAGCACCTTCGCCTGGCACGTCCTCGACGCCGCCGGTGACATCGGCTCGACCTGGCGCTACGAACTGCGCCCCACCGCCGAACCCGGTGGCACCGTCGTGCGGCACACGTTCACGCACGGACCCGGCCGCACCGGCCTCCGCGCGGACGCCGAACAGGACCCGCGGTCGGTCGACGACCGCCTGGTCCGCCTCTGCCGGATCATGACCACGACCATCGTCGCGATGGCGACCGACCTCAGCCAGGGAGCACGACGATGA
- a CDS encoding SDR family oxidoreductase: protein MDLSGKVAIVTGSGRGLGLAYAQRLAAHGAKVVVNDVDAAVAEAAVKSISGTAVAEVVPVGSSEAAQALVDRAVSEFGRLDILVNNAGILRDTTLWKMTDQQFDEVITTHLRGTFTCTRAAAVKLREQGEGGRIICIGSPTGQVGNFGQTNYAAAKAGIVGMVRTWAMELARARITVNAVVPVAATAMTETLPFVKPYIEALRNGEELPPFARRELGFGTPEDAAGLIAFLASDAAEGITGQAVGIGGDRLALWSHPTEVAVEFADGTGWSADAIADVWPDRFAASQQTVGQQLPEAPQ from the coding sequence ATGGATCTGTCCGGCAAGGTAGCCATCGTCACTGGTAGTGGACGGGGCCTGGGTCTGGCCTACGCCCAGCGGCTCGCCGCCCACGGCGCGAAGGTCGTCGTGAACGACGTCGACGCCGCGGTCGCCGAGGCCGCGGTGAAGTCGATATCCGGCACCGCGGTCGCCGAGGTCGTCCCGGTAGGCAGCAGCGAGGCCGCGCAGGCGCTCGTCGACCGCGCCGTCTCCGAGTTCGGCCGCCTCGACATCCTGGTGAACAACGCCGGCATCCTGCGCGACACCACGCTCTGGAAAATGACCGACCAGCAGTTCGACGAGGTCATCACCACCCATCTGCGCGGCACGTTCACCTGCACCCGCGCCGCCGCGGTGAAGCTGCGTGAGCAGGGCGAGGGCGGGCGGATCATCTGCATCGGCTCCCCCACCGGCCAGGTCGGCAACTTCGGGCAGACGAACTACGCCGCCGCGAAGGCCGGCATCGTCGGCATGGTCCGCACCTGGGCGATGGAGCTGGCCCGCGCCCGCATCACCGTCAACGCGGTGGTGCCGGTGGCCGCGACCGCGATGACCGAGACGCTGCCGTTCGTCAAGCCGTACATCGAGGCGCTGCGCAACGGCGAGGAGCTGCCGCCGTTCGCCCGGCGGGAGCTCGGTTTCGGCACGCCGGAGGACGCGGCCGGGCTGATCGCGTTCCTCGCCTCCGACGCGGCCGAGGGCATCACCGGGCAGGCCGTCGGCATCGGCGGCGACCGCCTCGCGCTCTGGAGCCACCCCACCGAGGTGGCGGTCGAGTTCGCGGACGGCACCGGCTGGTCGGCCGACGCGATCGCGGACGTCTGGCCCGACCGCTTCGCCGCCTCCCAGCAGACCGTGGGGCAGCAACTGCCCGAGGCACCGCAATGA
- a CDS encoding NDMA-dependent alcohol dehydrogenase — protein MKTQAAVVYEPGKPIEIEEVELDRPRDGEVLIRYLYAGLCHSDVHIAHGDLEARLPMVLGHEGAGVIEEVGPGVTRVKPGDHVVCSFIPNCGTCRYCANGQQSICDLGATLLEGSLPGGRFPITGRSGEYGAMCLLGTFSQYGVIHQSSVVKVDDDLPLDKAVLVGCGVPTGWGSAINTAEVKPGDTVVVLGVGGIGINAVQASAFAGAKNVVAIDPLENKRAKALELGATHVFASAGEALQPVSDLTHGQMADSAILTPGLLTTENVSDGFNLVGKAGIVVLTALNKLDAVNVQLPGSVMTLFRKQLRGSLFGDCNPTTDIPRLLGLYQNGNLKLDEIITRTYRLDEVNKGYDDLLNGENVRGIVIHEH, from the coding sequence ATGAAAACCCAGGCCGCCGTCGTCTACGAGCCCGGTAAGCCGATCGAGATCGAAGAAGTCGAACTGGACCGCCCGCGCGACGGAGAGGTGCTGATCCGGTACCTCTACGCGGGGTTGTGCCACTCGGATGTCCACATCGCCCACGGTGACCTCGAGGCCAGGCTGCCGATGGTGCTCGGTCACGAGGGGGCCGGCGTCATCGAGGAGGTCGGGCCGGGCGTCACCCGCGTGAAGCCCGGTGACCACGTCGTCTGCTCGTTCATCCCGAACTGCGGCACCTGCCGGTACTGCGCGAACGGCCAGCAGTCGATCTGCGACCTGGGGGCGACGCTCCTCGAGGGCTCGCTGCCCGGCGGGCGCTTCCCGATCACCGGCCGCTCCGGCGAGTACGGCGCGATGTGCCTGCTCGGCACGTTCAGCCAGTACGGCGTCATCCACCAGAGCTCGGTCGTGAAGGTCGACGACGACCTGCCGCTGGACAAGGCGGTGCTGGTCGGGTGCGGTGTGCCGACCGGCTGGGGTTCGGCGATCAACACCGCCGAGGTGAAGCCCGGGGACACGGTCGTGGTTCTCGGCGTCGGCGGGATCGGGATCAACGCCGTGCAGGCCTCGGCGTTCGCCGGCGCGAAGAACGTCGTCGCGATCGACCCGCTGGAGAACAAGCGCGCGAAGGCGCTGGAACTCGGCGCCACGCACGTGTTCGCGTCGGCCGGTGAGGCGCTGCAGCCGGTCTCCGACCTCACCCACGGGCAGATGGCCGACTCCGCGATCCTCACCCCGGGCCTGCTCACCACCGAGAACGTCAGCGACGGCTTCAACCTGGTCGGCAAGGCCGGCATCGTCGTGCTGACCGCGCTCAACAAGCTCGACGCGGTGAACGTCCAGCTGCCCGGGTCGGTCATGACGCTGTTCCGCAAGCAGCTGCGCGGCAGCCTGTTCGGCGACTGCAACCCGACCACCGACATCCCGCGGCTGCTCGGGCTGTACCAGAACGGCAACCTGAAGCTCGACGAGATCATCACCAGGACCTACCGCCTGGACGAGGTCAACAAGGGCTACGACGATCTGCTCAACGGCGAGAACGTGCGCGGCATCGTGATCCACGAGCACTGA
- a CDS encoding acyl-CoA synthetase, translating into MRNAGLGSWPERRRTISPHRDALWFEGVTTSHLQFSDRIRRVAGALAGLGVRPGDRVAWLGTNHPAALETLYACGQLGAVWVPVNARLTAPEARYVLEHSGTSVVVHGKDHGHVADALRSQTHVRHWVAAEPPTGDSLPYDELLTDPEFRDLNVALEDPCLIMYTSGTTGRPKGAVLTHGNMTWNAVNQFMGMDFAQDERTLALAPLFHIGGLNGTVNPTLLRGGCAVLVRRFDPAETLAVIEEQRVTSFFAVPTMLDAMSRQDGFATRDLSALRTIGAAGAPLPLPTLRTWLDRGVTMQQCYGMTEAAPGCTVLDSTDAVRKVGSAGKPVFFTDLRVVRPDGTEAGPDEVGEVVVQGPNIMAGYWNDPVRTSEVLVNGWYHTGDAGSVDAEGYLYIRDRYKDMIISGGENVYPAEVESALLELPGVLEAAVIGVPDEKWGEVGLAFVVTSGDATPDALRDALRQRLAGFKVPREIRFVPELPKTATGKIYKPDLRKELQS; encoded by the coding sequence GTGCGTAACGCGGGCCTCGGGTCGTGGCCGGAGCGGCGTCGGACGATCTCGCCGCACCGGGACGCGCTGTGGTTCGAGGGCGTGACGACGTCGCACCTGCAGTTCTCCGACCGGATCCGGCGGGTCGCGGGCGCGCTCGCGGGGCTCGGCGTCCGGCCGGGCGACCGGGTCGCGTGGCTCGGCACGAACCATCCGGCCGCGCTCGAGACGCTCTACGCGTGCGGCCAGCTCGGCGCGGTGTGGGTGCCGGTCAACGCGCGGCTCACCGCGCCCGAGGCCCGCTACGTGCTCGAACACTCCGGCACGTCGGTCGTCGTCCACGGCAAGGACCACGGGCACGTCGCGGACGCGCTGCGGTCGCAGACGCACGTGCGCCACTGGGTGGCGGCGGAGCCGCCCACCGGTGACTCGCTGCCCTACGACGAACTGCTCACCGACCCCGAGTTCCGCGACCTGAACGTCGCGCTCGAGGACCCGTGCCTGATCATGTACACCTCGGGCACCACCGGGCGCCCGAAAGGCGCGGTGCTCACCCACGGCAACATGACCTGGAACGCCGTGAACCAGTTCATGGGCATGGACTTCGCGCAGGACGAACGCACGCTGGCGCTCGCCCCGCTCTTCCACATCGGCGGGCTCAACGGCACGGTGAACCCGACGCTCCTGCGCGGCGGCTGCGCGGTGCTCGTGCGCCGGTTCGACCCGGCCGAGACGCTCGCGGTGATCGAGGAGCAGCGGGTCACGTCGTTCTTCGCCGTGCCCACGATGCTCGACGCGATGTCGCGCCAGGACGGGTTCGCCACCCGGGACCTGTCGGCGTTACGCACGATCGGCGCCGCCGGTGCCCCGCTGCCCCTCCCGACGCTGCGCACCTGGCTCGACCGCGGCGTCACCATGCAGCAGTGCTACGGCATGACCGAGGCCGCGCCGGGCTGCACGGTGCTCGACTCGACCGACGCCGTGCGCAAGGTCGGCTCGGCGGGCAAGCCGGTGTTCTTCACCGACCTGCGGGTGGTCCGCCCCGACGGGACCGAGGCCGGCCCGGACGAGGTCGGCGAAGTCGTCGTGCAGGGCCCGAACATCATGGCCGGGTACTGGAACGACCCGGTGCGGACGTCCGAGGTGCTGGTCAACGGGTGGTACCACACCGGGGACGCCGGGTCGGTGGACGCCGAGGGCTACCTCTACATCCGCGACCGCTACAAGGACATGATCATCTCCGGCGGCGAGAACGTGTACCCGGCCGAGGTCGAGTCGGCGTTGCTGGAGCTGCCCGGTGTGCTCGAGGCCGCGGTGATCGGCGTCCCCGACGAGAAGTGGGGTGAGGTCGGGCTCGCGTTCGTCGTGACGTCCGGTGACGCCACCCCGGACGCTCTGCGCGACGCGCTGCGCCAGCGGCTGGCGGGCTTCAAGGTGCCGCGCGAGATCCGGTTCGTCCCCGAACTCCCCAAGACCGCCACGGGCAAGATCTACAAGCCCGACCTCCGGAAGGAACTCCAGTCATGA
- a CDS encoding amidase: MSLLDAPLARIAAAVRAEPGLGPQLAAEARRRIAARPELGAVVELVPPADASGAGGVFGADGALGADGALGADGALAGVPTLLKDLQADADDLPLRRGSRALADARPVGDSTLVGRLRGAGAVILGRTNTPEFGLGITTEPALWGPVRNPCDPGRSAGGSSGGAAAAVAAGLVPFAHATDSGGSARIPAAWCGVVGFKPSRGVNPAGPHRLDDWFGLSHEHAITRTVADTRLVLAVTAGAAPGEWLPCPAPERGVAPLRAPSGVPERGAAPEPGAVRVAVLTAGPSGAAVHPAWAAAADGAAGALADLGHDVRALAPVDEASRIGPLFGTIAGAHLARLVPPDRDALLEPAVREVVERGRGLRATDLVGALHDLHRLAFDLAARFAGVDVVLSPTTAWPAPPLGTVTTARPAAELFGEIFRLSPFVAMFNVTGGPGISIPWGRDGDGMPVGVHLGAAPGRDGLVLTLAESLEAAAPRGVRARPGRPGRSPG; this comes from the coding sequence ATGAGCCTGCTCGACGCGCCGCTCGCGCGGATCGCGGCCGCGGTGCGGGCCGAGCCGGGCCTCGGCCCGCAGCTCGCCGCCGAGGCCAGGCGCCGGATCGCGGCGCGCCCGGAACTGGGCGCGGTCGTGGAGCTGGTCCCTCCGGCGGACGCGTCCGGAGCGGGTGGGGTCTTCGGGGCCGACGGGGCGCTCGGGGCCGACGGGGCGCTCGGGGCCGACGGGGCGCTCGCCGGGGTGCCCACGCTGCTCAAGGACCTGCAGGCCGACGCGGACGACCTTCCGCTGCGGCGCGGTTCGCGGGCGCTGGCCGATGCCCGGCCGGTGGGTGACTCGACGCTCGTGGGGCGGCTCCGGGGCGCCGGTGCGGTGATCCTGGGCCGCACCAACACCCCGGAGTTCGGGCTCGGCATCACGACCGAACCGGCGCTCTGGGGGCCGGTGCGCAACCCGTGCGATCCGGGGCGGTCGGCAGGCGGGTCGAGCGGCGGCGCGGCGGCCGCCGTCGCGGCCGGGCTGGTGCCGTTCGCGCACGCGACCGACTCCGGCGGGTCGGCGCGCATCCCGGCGGCCTGGTGCGGGGTCGTCGGGTTCAAGCCGAGCCGCGGGGTGAACCCGGCCGGCCCGCACCGGCTCGACGACTGGTTCGGGCTCAGCCACGAGCACGCGATCACCCGCACGGTGGCCGACACCCGCCTGGTCCTCGCGGTGACCGCAGGCGCCGCGCCCGGCGAGTGGCTCCCCTGCCCCGCACCCGAGCGGGGAGTGGCGCCGCTCCGCGCGCCGAGCGGCGTGCCCGAGCGCGGAGCGGCGCCGGAACCTGGGGCGGTGCGGGTCGCGGTGCTCACCGCCGGGCCGTCCGGAGCCGCGGTGCACCCGGCCTGGGCCGCGGCGGCCGACGGAGCCGCCGGGGCGCTCGCCGACCTCGGGCACGACGTCCGGGCCCTCGCGCCGGTGGACGAGGCGAGCCGGATCGGGCCGCTGTTCGGCACGATCGCCGGTGCGCACCTCGCCCGCCTGGTGCCGCCCGACCGCGACGCGCTGCTCGAGCCGGCCGTCCGCGAGGTCGTCGAGCGGGGGCGGGGGCTACGCGCGACCGACCTGGTCGGGGCGCTGCACGACCTGCACCGGCTGGCCTTCGACCTGGCCGCGCGCTTCGCCGGGGTCGACGTGGTGCTGAGCCCCACCACGGCGTGGCCGGCGCCGCCGCTCGGCACGGTCACCACCGCGCGTCCGGCCGCGGAGCTGTTCGGGGAGATCTTCCGGCTCTCGCCGTTCGTCGCGATGTTCAACGTCACCGGCGGGCCGGGCATCTCGATCCCGTGGGGCCGGGACGGTGACGGCATGCCGGTCGGTGTCCATCTCGGAGCCGCCCCGGGTCGGGACGGCCTGGTGCTGACGCTGGCCGAGTCACTCGAGGCGGCCGCACCCCGAGGCGTCAGGGCGCGGCCGGGACGTCCAGGCCGATCACCCGGCTGA